In Streptomyces sp. NBC_00306, a single genomic region encodes these proteins:
- a CDS encoding amidohydrolase family protein, producing the protein MPADRYTVISADCHAGADLLDYKPYLEKRHHDDFDAWAATYVNPYEDLLADTADRNWNSARRLAELEADGIVAEVVYPNTIPPFFPSASLMAPAPTREEYERRWAGLRAHNRWLADFCAEAPGRRAGVAQILLNDPDEAVREIRRTRQAGLTGGILLPGTPPGSGLPELYSQTYDPIWAVCDELGVPVNHHGGSASPPLGEEPAARAVFMVETTWFSHRALWHLIFGGAFRRHPGLTLVLTEQGSGWIPGVLDMLDYYHGRLVAAAARTATAESKFGAGLAAAMGRGPSEVWRDNCFVGASFMRPHEVPLRDRIGLDKIMWGCDYPHDEGTTPYSREGLRIAYAGLPPYEIAAMAGGNAARVYGFDLGLLDPIAARVGPTAQEIARPLDDVPQGATSPAFARGGSVRVW; encoded by the coding sequence ATGCCCGCCGACCGCTACACCGTCATCTCCGCCGACTGCCACGCCGGGGCCGATCTCCTCGACTACAAGCCGTACTTGGAGAAACGCCACCACGACGACTTCGACGCCTGGGCCGCCACCTACGTCAATCCGTACGAGGACCTGCTCGCCGACACGGCCGACCGCAACTGGAACTCGGCGCGCAGGCTCGCGGAACTGGAGGCGGACGGCATCGTCGCGGAGGTCGTCTACCCGAACACCATCCCGCCGTTCTTCCCCAGCGCCTCGCTGATGGCCCCGGCGCCCACCCGCGAGGAGTACGAGCGGCGCTGGGCAGGACTGCGCGCCCACAACCGCTGGCTCGCCGACTTCTGCGCCGAGGCCCCCGGTCGCCGGGCCGGGGTCGCGCAGATCCTGCTGAACGACCCCGACGAGGCGGTGCGGGAGATCCGCCGCACCCGGCAGGCCGGTCTCACCGGCGGGATCCTGCTGCCCGGCACCCCGCCGGGCTCCGGACTGCCGGAGCTGTACTCGCAGACGTACGACCCGATCTGGGCGGTCTGCGACGAGCTCGGCGTGCCCGTCAACCATCACGGCGGGTCGGCGTCCCCGCCGCTGGGCGAGGAACCGGCGGCCCGGGCGGTCTTCATGGTGGAGACGACCTGGTTCTCGCACCGGGCGCTGTGGCATCTGATCTTCGGCGGTGCCTTCCGCCGCCACCCCGGCCTCACCCTGGTGCTGACCGAGCAGGGTTCCGGCTGGATCCCGGGCGTGCTCGACATGCTCGACTACTACCACGGGAGGCTGGTCGCGGCGGCGGCGCGGACGGCGACGGCCGAGTCCAAGTTCGGTGCCGGGCTCGCCGCCGCGATGGGCCGGGGGCCGAGCGAGGTCTGGCGGGACAACTGCTTCGTCGGGGCCAGCTTCATGCGGCCCCACGAGGTGCCGCTGCGTGACCGGATCGGTCTCGACAAGATCATGTGGGGCTGCGACTACCCGCACGATGAAGGCACCACCCCCTACTCCCGCGAAGGCCTCCGCATCGCCTACGCGGGTCTGCCGCCCTACGAGATCGCGGCGATGGCCGGGGGCAACGCCGCCCGGGTCTACGGCTTCGACCTCGGCCTGCTCGACCCGATCGCGGCGCGTGTCGGTCCGACGGCGCAGGAGATCGCCCGGCCGCTGGACGACGTCCCGCAGGGCGCGACCAGTCCCGCGTTCGCCCGGGGCGGGTCGGTGCGTGTGTGGTGA
- the amaP gene encoding alkaline shock response membrane anchor protein AmaP — MLRIVNRVLIGLAGLVLVCLGGGVLAAAAGLAVPSWWPWDGPHDVLLSDADRERWRDEGWWWPVVIAVLALLVLLALWHFIAQLRRKRLAEVLVESGDGEGALLRGRALEGVLEREAESLDGVARAHIMLRGSRTAPATRVGLLLEPHASPRETLARLTDEAVTHARESAGLESLPTEAHLRAAKHTPRRVS, encoded by the coding sequence GTGCTCCGGATCGTCAACCGGGTCCTGATCGGCCTCGCCGGCCTGGTGCTCGTGTGCCTGGGCGGAGGCGTGCTCGCGGCCGCGGCGGGCCTCGCGGTGCCGTCCTGGTGGCCCTGGGACGGACCGCACGACGTACTGCTCAGCGACGCCGACCGGGAGCGGTGGCGCGACGAGGGCTGGTGGTGGCCGGTGGTCATCGCCGTTCTCGCGCTGCTGGTGCTCCTGGCGCTGTGGCACTTCATCGCCCAACTGCGCCGCAAGCGCCTGGCGGAGGTCCTGGTCGAGAGCGGCGACGGCGAGGGCGCGCTGCTGCGGGGCCGGGCGCTGGAGGGCGTCCTGGAGCGCGAGGCGGAGTCCCTGGACGGGGTGGCCCGCGCCCACATCATGCTCAGGGGCAGCCGTACGGCCCCGGCGACGCGGGTGGGCCTCCTGCTGGAGCCCCATGCGTCCCCCCGTGAGACGCTGGCGCGCCTCACGGACGAGGCGGTCACCCACGCGCGCGAGTCGGCGGGACTGGAGTCGCTGCCGACGGAGGCCCACCTGCGCGCGGCGAAGCACACCCCGCGCAGGGTGTCCTGA
- a CDS encoding DEDDh family exonuclease: MTMLDDISTAAPWPAAYPRGYAVVDVETTGLARDDRIISAAVYRLDARGEVEDHWYTLVNPERDPGPVWIHGLTSDVLEGAPLFGDIAADFSERLDGRVLVAHNAIFDWSMIAREYARARETAPTRQRLCTIALAKELRLPLPNHKLASLAAHFGVVQQRAHHALDDARVLAEAFRPSLHTAARDGVRLPLLECRPLTEWSDSPVTPRIGHQPSYGQSPYGRGTWRPARRRPACPYPNPGRYEADKPLKQGMRVAFSGDTSVERELLEDRAIEAGLHIATSVSRLTSLLVSNDPDSATSKTVKAKSYGTPVIDEAAFTQLLRDVDPADG, translated from the coding sequence GTGACCATGCTCGACGACATCTCGACAGCGGCACCGTGGCCGGCCGCGTATCCCCGGGGATACGCGGTCGTCGACGTGGAGACCACCGGACTCGCCCGCGACGACCGGATAATCTCCGCTGCCGTGTACCGCCTCGATGCCCGGGGTGAAGTCGAGGACCACTGGTACACCCTGGTCAACCCCGAGCGTGACCCGGGACCGGTGTGGATCCACGGGCTGACGAGCGATGTACTCGAAGGCGCCCCGCTGTTCGGGGACATCGCCGCCGACTTCTCCGAACGCCTCGACGGCCGGGTGCTCGTCGCGCACAACGCCATCTTCGACTGGTCGATGATCGCGCGGGAGTACGCCCGCGCGCGGGAGACGGCGCCCACCCGTCAGCGGCTGTGCACCATCGCCCTGGCCAAGGAGCTCCGGCTGCCGCTGCCCAACCACAAACTGGCGTCGCTCGCCGCGCACTTCGGGGTCGTGCAGCAGCGGGCGCACCACGCGCTCGACGACGCGCGGGTGCTGGCCGAGGCCTTCCGGCCGAGCCTGCACACCGCGGCCCGGGACGGGGTGCGGCTGCCGCTGCTCGAATGCCGTCCGCTGACCGAGTGGTCGGACTCCCCCGTCACCCCGCGCATCGGCCATCAGCCGTCGTACGGACAGTCGCCCTACGGGCGGGGCACCTGGCGTCCCGCGCGCCGCCGCCCGGCCTGCCCCTACCCCAACCCCGGACGGTACGAAGCGGACAAGCCCCTCAAGCAGGGCATGCGGGTGGCGTTCTCGGGCGACACCTCGGTGGAGCGCGAACTGCTGGAGGACCGGGCGATCGAGGCGGGACTCCACATCGCCACCAGCGTCTCCCGGCTCACCAGTCTGCTGGTGAGCAACGACCCGGACTCGGCCACCTCCAAGACCGTCAAGGCGAAGTCGTACGGCACCCCGGTGATCGACGAGGCGGCGTTCACCCAGTTGCTGCGGGATGTGGACCCGGCAGACGGGTGA
- a CDS encoding SURF1 family cytochrome oxidase biogenesis protein, with amino-acid sequence MYRFLLSRQWVILTLIGLVLIPTMVELGFWQLHRHERRVEQNALIARNLEAKPVPVTELTSPGHTVPRADYWRRVTATGTYDTAHEVVVRRRTNADERVGFHVLTPLVLADGRAVLVNRGWIPTAADQQAFPTVPPAARGTVTITGRLKADETTKDSGIKDLAGLPPRQIMLINSAQQAKALGRPVLGGYLEQSAPEPAGSSPELIAEPDHQSIGAHMAYAVQWWLFTAGVPVGWVILVRREMRDRRTAAARSTPEPAPANV; translated from the coding sequence GTGTACCGCTTCCTGTTGTCCCGGCAGTGGGTGATCCTCACCCTCATCGGTCTCGTTCTCATCCCCACGATGGTCGAGCTGGGTTTCTGGCAGTTGCACCGCCATGAACGGCGGGTCGAGCAGAACGCGCTGATCGCCCGGAACCTGGAGGCGAAGCCGGTCCCGGTGACCGAGCTCACCTCCCCCGGGCACACCGTTCCCCGCGCGGACTACTGGCGCCGCGTCACCGCCACCGGCACGTACGACACCGCGCACGAGGTCGTCGTCCGCCGCCGCACCAATGCGGATGAGCGGGTCGGCTTCCACGTCCTGACCCCTCTGGTGCTCGCCGACGGCCGGGCCGTCCTCGTCAACCGCGGCTGGATCCCCACCGCGGCCGACCAGCAGGCCTTCCCGACCGTCCCGCCGGCCGCCAGGGGCACGGTGACGATCACCGGCCGGCTCAAGGCGGACGAGACGACGAAGGACAGCGGCATCAAGGACCTCGCCGGTCTGCCGCCGCGCCAGATCATGCTGATCAACAGCGCGCAGCAGGCGAAGGCGCTGGGCAGGCCGGTGCTCGGCGGCTATCTGGAGCAGTCGGCGCCCGAGCCGGCCGGGAGCAGCCCCGAATTGATCGCCGAACCCGACCACCAGTCGATCGGCGCGCACATGGCGTACGCCGTCCAGTGGTGGCTGTTCACCGCCGGGGTACCCGTCGGCTGGGTGATTCTCGTCCGCAGGGAAATGCGGGACCGGCGGACCGCGGCGGCACGGAGCACGCCGGAGCCGGCGCCCGCGAACGTCTGA
- a CDS encoding SDR family oxidoreductase, translated as MDLGLKDRVYIVTGASRGLGNASARALVADGAKVVITGRDEKTVADAAAELGANAVGVSVDNAEPSGAERLIAAARAHFGRFDGVLISVGGPPPGFAADNSDEQWQSAFESVFLGAVRMARTAAAALGEGGVIGFVLSGSVHEPIPGLTISNGLRPGLAGFAKSLADELGPQGIRVVGLLPARIDTDRVRELDALSGDADAARASNESRIPLRRYGTPEEFGRTAAFLLSPAASYLTGIMLPVDGGARHGF; from the coding sequence ATGGATCTTGGACTGAAGGACCGCGTCTACATCGTCACGGGTGCCTCGCGAGGGCTGGGGAACGCGTCCGCGCGTGCGCTGGTCGCCGACGGGGCGAAGGTCGTCATCACCGGGCGCGACGAGAAGACGGTCGCGGACGCCGCGGCCGAGCTCGGCGCGAACGCCGTCGGGGTCTCGGTGGACAACGCCGAGCCGTCGGGCGCGGAGCGCCTGATCGCCGCCGCGCGGGCGCACTTCGGGCGCTTCGACGGGGTGCTGATCAGCGTGGGCGGGCCGCCGCCCGGGTTCGCCGCGGACAATTCCGACGAGCAGTGGCAGTCGGCGTTCGAGTCGGTGTTCCTCGGAGCGGTGCGGATGGCGCGCACCGCCGCGGCGGCGCTCGGCGAGGGCGGCGTCATCGGCTTCGTGCTGTCGGGCTCGGTCCACGAGCCGATCCCCGGCCTGACCATCTCGAACGGGCTGCGCCCGGGGCTCGCGGGCTTCGCGAAGTCCCTCGCCGACGAGCTCGGTCCGCAGGGCATCCGTGTGGTGGGCCTGCTCCCCGCGCGGATCGACACGGACCGGGTGCGGGAGCTGGACGCGCTCTCGGGGGACGCGGACGCGGCCCGCGCGTCGAACGAGTCCCGTATTCCGCTGCGGCGCTACGGCACCCCGGAGGAGTTCGGCCGCACGGCGGCGTTCCTGCTCTCCCCCGCCGCCTCGTATCTCACCGGCATCATGCTCCCGGTGGACGGCGGCGCACGCCACGGCTTCTGA
- a CDS encoding acetoacetate decarboxylase family protein — MTRVRYGARSAAEISAARAAGTKLPDIWSTGVVAVWESDPDAVAAVLPPPLVPAERPLVRAAVSRVQLPGYPLGAGSVAVSARHDGREGWYPLVMPMTHERALIGGREVFGEPKKLGDVTLERDGLVVRAALARHGIAFVEVRGAVAGPLPLPEPAEKLDFYFKFLPAVDGSGFDADPVLVHCVRHEKVRRLERLTGDVVLRESMYDPVADLPVHRVVELTIGEKTSDQKGMVAGRVSAREFLPYLHQRYDDPQQILDGPPAGSVR; from the coding sequence ATGACACGCGTACGGTACGGCGCGCGCTCGGCGGCGGAGATCTCCGCCGCCCGCGCGGCAGGAACGAAGCTCCCCGACATCTGGTCGACGGGCGTCGTCGCGGTGTGGGAGAGCGATCCGGACGCGGTGGCCGCCGTACTGCCGCCACCGCTGGTGCCGGCCGAACGGCCGCTCGTACGGGCCGCCGTCAGCCGGGTGCAACTGCCCGGCTATCCGCTCGGCGCCGGTTCGGTCGCGGTATCGGCCCGGCACGACGGGCGCGAGGGCTGGTACCCGCTGGTCATGCCGATGACCCATGAACGCGCGCTGATCGGCGGCCGCGAGGTGTTCGGGGAGCCGAAGAAGCTGGGCGACGTCACCCTGGAACGGGACGGACTCGTCGTCCGTGCCGCGCTCGCCCGGCACGGCATCGCCTTCGTGGAGGTGCGCGGCGCCGTCGCCGGACCGCTCCCGTTGCCGGAGCCGGCCGAGAAGCTCGACTTCTACTTCAAGTTCCTGCCCGCCGTGGACGGTTCGGGGTTCGACGCCGACCCCGTCCTCGTGCACTGCGTCCGCCACGAGAAGGTCCGCAGACTGGAACGCCTCACCGGCGACGTGGTGCTCCGCGAGTCCATGTACGACCCCGTCGCCGACCTCCCCGTACACCGCGTCGTCGAGCTGACCATCGGCGAGAAGACCAGCGACCAGAAGGGCATGGTCGCCGGGCGGGTGAGCGCGCGGGAGTTCCTGCCCTACCTCCACCAGCGCTACGACGACCCGCAGCAGATCCTGGACGGCCCTCCCGCCGGGAGCGTCCGATGA
- a CDS encoding SDR family NAD(P)-dependent oxidoreductase has protein sequence MRLTEGQVAVVTGAASGIGRAMARRFAAEGLAVVLADVEESALREAAGELAGDGAKVLARVVDVSDREAVFALADAAYEAFGAVHVLCNNAGVGSGAEGRMWEHEPNDWKWAFAVNVWGVFHGIQAFVPRMIASGEPGHVVNTSSGDGGIAPLPTASVYAVTKAAVVTMTESLYAHLKAENARVGASVLFPGPHMLRTGLWESHRNRPARYAKERPRRTPYRTLGQWEAAMKEAGQDVAFTPVEDVAAFVVEGIRAGRFWMLPPGEHSDRQIRARSASMLDRTDPSYLERFILD, from the coding sequence ATGAGACTGACCGAAGGACAGGTCGCCGTGGTCACCGGCGCCGCCAGTGGCATCGGACGCGCGATGGCACGGCGGTTCGCCGCCGAGGGTCTCGCGGTGGTCCTCGCCGACGTCGAGGAGAGCGCCCTGCGCGAGGCCGCCGGTGAACTCGCCGGCGACGGCGCGAAGGTGCTCGCCCGGGTGGTCGACGTCTCCGACCGCGAGGCGGTGTTCGCGCTGGCCGACGCCGCCTACGAAGCCTTCGGCGCCGTCCATGTGCTCTGCAACAACGCGGGCGTCGGATCGGGCGCCGAGGGACGGATGTGGGAGCACGAGCCCAACGACTGGAAGTGGGCCTTCGCCGTCAACGTCTGGGGTGTCTTCCACGGCATCCAGGCCTTCGTGCCGCGGATGATCGCGAGCGGCGAGCCCGGCCACGTCGTCAACACCTCCTCCGGCGACGGGGGCATCGCCCCGCTGCCGACCGCTTCCGTCTACGCCGTCACCAAGGCGGCCGTCGTCACCATGACCGAGTCGCTGTACGCCCATCTGAAGGCGGAGAACGCCCGCGTCGGCGCCTCCGTCCTCTTCCCCGGCCCCCACATGCTCCGTACCGGACTGTGGGAGTCGCACCGCAACAGGCCCGCGCGCTATGCGAAGGAGCGGCCCCGCAGGACCCCGTACCGCACCCTCGGCCAGTGGGAAGCGGCGATGAAGGAGGCCGGGCAGGACGTGGCCTTCACCCCGGTCGAGGACGTCGCCGCTTTCGTCGTCGAGGGCATCCGCGCCGGCCGTTTCTGGATGCTGCCGCCGGGCGAGCACAGCGACCGGCAGATCCGCGCCCGGTCGGCGTCGATGCTCGACCGGACCGACCCCTCCTACCTCGAGCGCTTCATCCTGGATTGA
- a CDS encoding glycoside hydrolase family 15 protein, whose translation MTLRIEDYALIGDLQTAALVGTDGSIDWLCLPRFDSAACFAAILGDKDNGHWRIAPEGAGTCTRRGYVGDSLVLETLWETRTGTVKVIDFMPQRDATPDVMRIVECVSGRVEVTSTLRLRFDYGSIVPWMRREDGHRVAVAGPDSVWLRSEPEVKTWGQQYSTVSSFTVREGEKVAFVLTWHPSHEPRPDLVDPYEALESCVSDWEEWAHRCDMKGPYREAVIRSIITLKGLTYAPTGGIAAAPTTSLPEELGGVRNWDYRFCWLRDSTLTLGAMIAAGYQDEAEAWRDWLLRAVAGDPADLQIMYGLSGERRLPETELPWLAGYAGSRPVRIGNAAVDQLQLDVYGEVIDSLYLAREAGLAPEKHAWYLQLSLLGFLESKWREPDEGLWEVRGPRRHFVHSKVMAWVAADRAVRTLEQDPALRGDVSRWRAMRDEVHREVCEKGYDPKRNTFTQYYGSKELDAATLLIPQVGFLPPEDPRVIGTVDAVRAELGTQGGLVRRYSTEGRTVDGLPGDEGAFLACSFWLANALRMTGREKEARELFERLLSLRNDVGLLAEEYDPVSERQLGNFPQAFSHIALVHTALALSADEDAG comes from the coding sequence GTGACCCTACGCATCGAGGACTACGCGCTCATCGGCGATCTGCAGACCGCGGCCCTGGTCGGCACGGACGGATCCATCGACTGGCTCTGTCTGCCCCGCTTCGACTCGGCGGCATGCTTCGCCGCCATCCTCGGTGACAAGGACAACGGCCACTGGCGGATCGCTCCCGAGGGCGCGGGCACCTGTACCCGGCGCGGCTACGTCGGGGACTCGCTCGTCCTGGAGACGCTGTGGGAGACGCGCACCGGCACGGTCAAGGTCATCGATTTCATGCCCCAGCGGGACGCCACCCCCGATGTGATGCGCATCGTGGAGTGTGTCAGCGGCCGGGTCGAGGTGACCTCGACGCTGCGGCTGCGCTTCGACTACGGCTCGATCGTGCCGTGGATGCGCCGGGAGGACGGCCACCGGGTCGCGGTCGCGGGGCCGGACTCGGTGTGGCTGCGGAGCGAACCCGAGGTCAAGACGTGGGGCCAGCAGTACAGCACGGTCTCCTCCTTCACGGTCCGCGAGGGCGAGAAGGTGGCCTTCGTGCTCACCTGGCATCCCTCGCACGAGCCGCGGCCCGACCTCGTCGACCCCTACGAGGCACTGGAGTCCTGCGTGTCGGACTGGGAGGAGTGGGCCCACCGGTGCGACATGAAGGGGCCCTACCGCGAGGCCGTCATCCGCTCCATCATCACCCTGAAGGGGCTGACGTACGCACCGACCGGGGGGATCGCCGCCGCCCCGACCACCTCGCTGCCGGAGGAGCTGGGCGGCGTACGCAACTGGGACTACCGCTTCTGCTGGCTGCGTGACTCGACCCTGACCCTGGGCGCGATGATCGCGGCCGGCTACCAGGACGAGGCCGAGGCCTGGCGGGACTGGCTGCTGCGGGCGGTCGCGGGTGACCCGGCCGACCTGCAGATCATGTACGGACTGTCCGGGGAGCGGCGGCTGCCCGAGACGGAGCTGCCGTGGCTGGCCGGGTACGCGGGCTCCCGTCCGGTGCGCATCGGCAACGCCGCCGTGGACCAGCTCCAGCTCGATGTCTACGGCGAGGTCATCGACTCCCTGTACCTGGCGCGGGAGGCGGGCCTCGCGCCGGAGAAGCACGCGTGGTACCTCCAGCTGAGCCTGCTCGGCTTCCTGGAGTCGAAGTGGCGTGAGCCGGACGAGGGCCTGTGGGAAGTACGGGGTCCGCGCCGTCACTTCGTGCACTCCAAGGTGATGGCGTGGGTGGCGGCGGACCGCGCGGTGCGGACCCTGGAGCAGGACCCGGCGCTGCGCGGTGACGTGTCGCGCTGGCGGGCCATGCGGGACGAGGTGCACCGGGAGGTGTGCGAGAAGGGGTACGACCCGAAGCGGAACACGTTCACGCAGTACTACGGGTCCAAGGAGCTCGACGCCGCGACGCTGCTCATCCCCCAGGTGGGATTCCTGCCGCCCGAGGACCCGCGGGTGATCGGGACGGTGGACGCGGTCCGCGCCGAACTCGGCACGCAGGGCGGCCTGGTCCGGCGCTACAGCACGGAGGGCCGCACCGTCGACGGGCTGCCGGGCGACGAGGGGGCGTTCCTGGCGTGCTCGTTCTGGCTGGCGAACGCGCTGCGGATGACGGGGCGGGAGAAGGAGGCGCGGGAGCTGTTCGAGCGGCTCCTCTCGCTGCGCAACGACGTGGGGCTGCTGGCCGAGGAGTACGACCCGGTCTCGGAACGGCAGCTGGGGAACTTCCCGCAGGCGTTCAGCCATATCGCTCTGGTGCACACGGCTCTCGCGCTGAGCGCGGACGAGGATGCAGGATAG
- a CDS encoding TetR/AcrR family transcriptional regulator — MTRTALTRDDVLDAAAALVRQLGPQALTMRKLAAELGTAVTSIYWHVGNRESLLDALVERTVHEMGAIRPAGRTPAQRIVSVARRLHRELRERPHLIAMVHERGLTDRMFLPAQQALVHEVHAAGLRGARAAEVVRSVQYQVVGFVLVERNRDRAPVQSPARGELWDTRTAEHDPALARALSRPADPEKLFETSVRALVSALLEPPAPPAPLREADPA, encoded by the coding sequence ATGACCCGTACCGCGCTGACCCGTGACGATGTTCTCGACGCGGCGGCCGCCCTCGTCCGGCAGCTCGGCCCGCAGGCCCTCACCATGCGCAAGCTCGCCGCCGAACTCGGCACGGCCGTCACCTCGATCTACTGGCACGTGGGCAACCGCGAGTCCCTTCTGGACGCGCTGGTGGAGCGCACGGTCCACGAGATGGGAGCGATCCGGCCCGCCGGCCGCACCCCCGCGCAGCGCATCGTCTCGGTCGCCCGCCGCCTCCACCGCGAGCTGCGCGAGCGGCCCCATCTGATCGCGATGGTGCACGAACGCGGCCTCACGGACCGGATGTTCCTCCCCGCGCAGCAGGCCCTCGTCCACGAGGTGCACGCGGCCGGGCTGCGCGGCGCCCGCGCCGCGGAGGTGGTGCGCTCCGTGCAGTACCAGGTCGTCGGCTTCGTCCTCGTCGAACGCAACCGCGACCGCGCGCCCGTCCAGTCCCCCGCCCGGGGGGAGCTGTGGGACACCCGGACCGCGGAGCACGACCCGGCGCTGGCGAGGGCGCTCTCGCGGCCGGCGGACCCGGAGAAGCTGTTCGAGACATCGGTACGGGCGTTGGTGAGCGCACTCCTCGAGCCGCCGGCGCCACCGGCGCCGCTCCGCGAGGCGGACCCGGCCTAG
- a CDS encoding VIT1/CCC1 transporter family protein, translated as MSGATPRTPHDEPHGRALGSRLNWLRAAVLGANDGIVSTAGLVVGVAGATSDRDALLTAGLAGLLAGSMSMATGEYVSVSTQRDSEKAALTLEKRELREQPDAELDELTGLLTARGLSREVAREAAVQLTERDALRAHASVELGIDPDDLADPWRAAFASLLAFTTGALLPLLAIVLPPDQLRLPVTVVSVLVALTLTGWWSARLGDAPAGRAVLRNVGGGAVAMAVTYGAGSLLGAVGV; from the coding sequence ATGAGTGGAGCGACTCCCCGAACGCCGCATGACGAGCCCCACGGCCGAGCACTCGGCTCGCGGCTGAACTGGCTGCGGGCCGCGGTGCTCGGCGCCAACGACGGCATCGTCTCCACCGCCGGTCTCGTGGTGGGCGTCGCCGGTGCCACCTCCGACCGCGACGCCCTGCTGACCGCCGGCCTCGCCGGCCTGCTCGCCGGTTCGATGTCCATGGCCACCGGCGAGTACGTCTCCGTGTCCACCCAGCGGGACTCGGAGAAGGCGGCGCTGACCCTGGAGAAGCGTGAGCTGCGCGAGCAGCCGGACGCCGAACTCGACGAACTGACCGGCCTGTTGACGGCCCGGGGGCTGTCACGGGAGGTGGCCAGGGAGGCGGCCGTCCAGCTCACCGAGCGCGACGCGCTGCGCGCCCACGCGAGCGTGGAGCTCGGTATCGACCCGGACGACCTGGCCGACCCCTGGCGCGCGGCCTTCGCCAGCCTGCTCGCCTTCACGACCGGGGCGCTGCTGCCCCTGCTGGCGATCGTGCTGCCGCCGGATCAGCTCCGGCTGCCGGTGACCGTCGTCTCGGTCCTGGTGGCTCTCACCCTCACCGGCTGGTGGAGCGCGCGGCTCGGAGACGCCCCCGCCGGCCGGGCGGTGCTGCGGAACGTCGGCGGGGGAGCGGTGGCGATGGCGGTGACGTACGGAGCGGGATCGCTGCTGGGCGCGGTGGGGGTCTGA
- a CDS encoding amidohydrolase family protein, whose protein sequence is MTDRNDPYLIISSDCHAGLPTERYRPYLDARFHRAFDEFLAGRDARREDMTRLGVRNEDFAARWFSDNEEGLKGGWDSDQRIKELDGDGIAAEVVFPDADAVDSGTAAPFGVGLGLRGDQDPDLGMAGAQAHNRWLAEFVGEHPERHCGVALLPVTGEVGRVVAEIHRARESGLGALMIPSMWMDKAPYHDRRYDPVWAAAEETGMPLVTHSGAAPRHEYGDHLGIYVSEVTWWPARPLWFLLWSGVFERHPGLRFGVAESGCWWLPNLLWFMDRLYLGAHGGKKLSPFAELRRPPSEYLDRQVFVCATNTKRRELAQRYEIGVDNILWGSDFPHPEGTWPKTREWLRNTFHDIPVAETRRMLGLAAAEVFGFDTAKLEPVARRIGPTPAELGQSADQQAVEASWAASRDVGRHWLTDHDFPVLGVS, encoded by the coding sequence ATGACGGACCGGAACGACCCGTACCTGATCATCTCCTCCGACTGCCACGCCGGACTGCCGACGGAACGGTACCGGCCCTATCTGGACGCCCGGTTCCACCGCGCGTTCGACGAGTTCCTCGCCGGCCGGGACGCCCGGCGTGAGGACATGACACGCCTCGGCGTGCGCAACGAGGACTTCGCCGCCCGGTGGTTCAGCGACAACGAGGAGGGCCTGAAGGGAGGTTGGGACTCGGATCAGCGCATCAAGGAACTCGACGGTGACGGAATCGCCGCCGAAGTGGTCTTCCCCGACGCGGACGCCGTCGACAGCGGCACGGCCGCGCCCTTCGGTGTCGGGCTCGGTCTCCGCGGCGACCAGGACCCGGACCTCGGGATGGCCGGGGCCCAGGCCCACAACCGGTGGCTCGCCGAGTTCGTCGGCGAACACCCCGAACGGCACTGCGGGGTGGCGCTGTTGCCCGTCACGGGCGAGGTCGGGCGCGTCGTCGCCGAGATCCACCGGGCCAGGGAGTCGGGCCTCGGCGCCCTGATGATCCCCTCGATGTGGATGGACAAGGCCCCGTACCACGACCGGCGGTACGACCCGGTCTGGGCGGCCGCCGAGGAGACGGGCATGCCCCTCGTCACCCACTCCGGCGCGGCACCGCGCCACGAGTACGGCGACCATCTGGGCATCTATGTCTCCGAGGTCACCTGGTGGCCGGCCCGCCCGCTGTGGTTCCTGCTCTGGTCCGGAGTCTTCGAACGCCACCCGGGCCTGCGGTTCGGCGTGGCCGAGTCCGGCTGCTGGTGGCTGCCGAACCTGCTCTGGTTCATGGACCGGCTCTACCTCGGGGCGCACGGCGGCAAGAAGCTCTCTCCGTTCGCCGAACTGCGCCGCCCACCCAGCGAGTACCTCGACCGGCAGGTCTTCGTCTGCGCCACCAACACCAAGCGCCGCGAACTCGCCCAGCGGTACGAGATCGGCGTCGACAACATCCTGTGGGGCAGCGACTTCCCGCATCCCGAGGGCACCTGGCCGAAGACACGCGAGTGGCTGCGGAACACCTTCCACGACATCCCCGTCGCGGAGACCCGCCGGATGCTCGGACTGGCCGCCGCCGAGGTCTTCGGCTTCGACACCGCGAAACTGGAGCCCGTTGCCCGGCGTATCGGCCCCACACCGGCAGAGCTCGGCCAGTCCGCCGACCAGCAGGCCGTGGAGGCCTCCTGGGCGGCGTCGCGCGACGTGGGCCGGCACTGGCTGACCGACCACGACTTCCCGGTCCTGGGGGTTTCCTGA